Proteins encoded by one window of Cyanobium sp. NS01:
- a CDS encoding protochlorophyllide reductase has translation MAAAQTPGTVLITGTTSGVGLNAAKALLDRGWTVVTANRDPIRAAAAAESLGLPSDRLHHLRIDLGDLDSVRAGVETLVSSLGLPLDALVINAAVYKPRLKQPERSPQGYELSMATNHLGHFLLIQLLLSELQRSSHPSRRVVILGTVTANSKELGGKIPIPAPADLGDLSGFAAGFKSPIAMASGKAFKPGKAYKDSKLCNMITTQELHRRLHADTGIVFSSLYPGCVADTPLFRNTPRLFRKIFPWFQKKITGGYVTQALAGERVAQVVADPDFALSGVHWSWGNRQKSGGKQFSQELSDKASNPDTARKTWEYSLKLVALDPEAPSSEPDPLPEGSAASVSA, from the coding sequence ATGGCTGCTGCCCAGACCCCAGGAACGGTCCTGATCACCGGCACCACCTCGGGAGTCGGTCTCAATGCCGCCAAAGCTCTGCTCGATCGGGGCTGGACGGTGGTGACCGCCAACCGCGACCCGATCCGGGCAGCGGCGGCGGCCGAGTCGCTGGGACTGCCCTCCGACCGCCTCCACCATCTGCGCATTGACCTCGGCGATCTCGACAGCGTGCGCGCCGGCGTCGAGACGCTGGTGTCTTCCCTGGGCCTGCCCCTCGACGCCCTGGTGATCAACGCGGCGGTGTACAAGCCGCGGCTGAAGCAACCGGAGCGCTCTCCCCAGGGCTACGAACTCTCGATGGCCACCAACCATCTGGGCCACTTTCTGCTGATTCAGCTGCTGCTGAGCGAACTGCAGCGCTCCAGCCATCCCTCCCGGCGGGTGGTGATTCTGGGCACCGTGACGGCCAATTCCAAGGAGCTGGGCGGCAAGATTCCGATCCCCGCTCCCGCCGACCTGGGCGACCTCTCAGGCTTCGCCGCCGGCTTCAAGAGCCCGATCGCCATGGCCAGCGGCAAGGCCTTCAAGCCTGGCAAGGCCTACAAGGACAGCAAGCTCTGCAACATGATCACCACCCAGGAGCTGCATCGCCGTCTCCATGCCGACACCGGCATCGTGTTCAGCTCTCTCTATCCAGGCTGCGTCGCCGACACGCCGCTGTTCCGCAACACGCCCAGGCTGTTTCGGAAGATCTTCCCCTGGTTCCAGAAAAAGATCACCGGTGGCTACGTCACCCAGGCCCTGGCCGGGGAACGGGTGGCTCAGGTGGTGGCCGATCCCGACTTCGCCCTATCGGGCGTCCACTGGAGCTGGGGGAACCGGCAGAAGAGCGGCGGCAAGCAGTTCAGCCAGGAACTCTCCGACAAGGCCAGCAACCCCGACACCGCCCGCAAGACCTGGGAGTACTCCCTGAAGCTGGTGGCCCTCGATCCAGAGGCCCCGAGCTCAGAGCCAGACCCGTTACCTGAGGGCAGCGCCGCCTCCGTCAGTGCCTGA
- a CDS encoding CsoS2 family carboxysome shell protein: MASTSSREAALERRRALTTGGKKAAGRFISSPSRVRTVEDLRQARSIETAAPVTPERQRAASPRAAASRPSLSLSAPEAPRSNPARRVLNHSRELALARRQALTQKGKRASTSRDRTRTDLGLTVSRGTSASSGSAPEASPIAAASATSSAPSSRSSLNLSLSSSRLGSGSGGAAERRTMKRAQAQHNPSRALVLARREALSKRGKSANAPTSSTAATLARQGNPDISTRELAQKVRELKAKVGSAGSCRSGGTRPCGPNRHGAQQAATADAHWKVGMSETTSGQVVTGTQANRSPKTTGNEAATCRAITGTEYLGAEVFQTFCQSDAPSRQPAKVRLTDTSHGNRVTGNEVGRSEKVTGDEPGTCKLVTGTEYVSANQMASYCGTSQASPRKVGKSQTLGGQPVSGVMVGRSERVTGDEPGSGLQLTGDQYLGAEPPAPGRAPTKVDSLHTLRGTNVTGTHVGRGQRVTGDEPGSCRLVTGDEYVGSQQYAAFCGSVPEPEAPKVGFSVTNRAQVVSGTRTGRSDKVTGDEPGTCKSVTGTPYAGLEQASDYCATPAVREIRQRTPVRGSSRMSGIQPGIGGVMTGAERGACEPITGTPYVGGDQLAAACGAASGQDADYPQPLETAPWQRFSVQSPARAAQTARQQAGGVTGNAYEQGGRITGPFDLAAGQVTGTEQFRFDRKGPQLSRGPIQVSPAPVSVDQDVRPTSRVTGEGISAGLKITGDDWDRGEHVTGTEGRSARRRNPTRVGPMSAMPGAQPKRNDAVPEPVSLVTGSSGNTQAGSLITVSGGARG; this comes from the coding sequence ATGGCCAGCACATCCAGTCGGGAAGCAGCACTCGAGCGCCGCCGGGCCCTCACCACGGGCGGCAAGAAGGCTGCCGGGAGATTCATCTCCAGCCCGAGTCGGGTTCGCACCGTCGAGGACCTGCGGCAGGCCCGCTCGATCGAGACCGCAGCCCCGGTGACGCCAGAGCGTCAGAGGGCTGCCAGCCCCAGAGCTGCTGCCAGCCGTCCGAGTCTTTCCCTCAGTGCCCCTGAGGCCCCACGCAGCAACCCCGCCAGAAGGGTTCTCAACCACAGCCGCGAGCTGGCGCTGGCCCGCCGCCAGGCCCTCACCCAGAAGGGCAAGCGGGCCAGCACGTCCCGCGATCGCACCCGAACGGACCTGGGGCTGACGGTGAGCCGAGGCACCAGCGCCTCCAGCGGCAGCGCCCCCGAGGCCAGTCCCATCGCTGCGGCCAGCGCCACCAGCAGCGCTCCCAGCAGCCGTTCCTCCCTCAATCTCAGCCTGTCGAGCTCACGCCTCGGCTCCGGCAGCGGCGGAGCCGCCGAGCGCCGCACCATGAAGCGCGCCCAGGCCCAGCACAACCCCAGCCGGGCCCTCGTGCTGGCCAGGCGGGAGGCCCTCTCCAAGCGCGGCAAGTCCGCCAACGCCCCCACCAGCAGCACCGCTGCCACCCTGGCCCGCCAGGGCAATCCAGACATCAGCACCCGCGAACTGGCCCAGAAGGTGCGCGAACTCAAGGCCAAGGTGGGCAGTGCCGGCTCCTGCCGCAGCGGTGGCACCCGCCCCTGCGGCCCCAACCGCCATGGCGCCCAGCAGGCCGCCACGGCCGATGCCCACTGGAAAGTGGGCATGAGTGAAACCACCTCCGGCCAGGTGGTGACCGGCACCCAGGCCAACCGCTCGCCCAAGACCACGGGCAACGAGGCCGCCACCTGCCGTGCCATCACCGGCACGGAGTATCTGGGGGCCGAGGTGTTCCAGACGTTCTGTCAGAGCGACGCTCCCAGCCGTCAACCGGCCAAGGTGCGCCTCACGGACACCAGCCACGGCAATCGGGTCACCGGCAACGAGGTGGGCCGCTCTGAAAAGGTCACCGGCGATGAACCTGGCACCTGCAAGCTGGTCACCGGCACCGAGTACGTGTCGGCCAACCAGATGGCCTCCTACTGCGGCACAAGCCAAGCCAGCCCCCGCAAGGTGGGCAAGAGCCAGACCCTCGGCGGTCAACCCGTTTCCGGGGTGATGGTGGGCCGCTCCGAGCGGGTCACCGGCGATGAACCCGGCTCCGGCCTGCAGCTCACGGGTGACCAGTACCTCGGTGCCGAGCCGCCGGCTCCGGGTCGGGCCCCCACCAAGGTGGACTCGCTTCACACCCTGCGGGGCACCAACGTGACCGGCACCCACGTGGGCCGGGGCCAGCGGGTCACCGGCGATGAACCCGGCAGCTGCCGCCTGGTCACCGGCGATGAATACGTGGGCAGCCAGCAATACGCCGCCTTCTGCGGCTCGGTTCCTGAACCTGAAGCCCCCAAGGTGGGGTTCAGCGTGACCAACCGCGCTCAGGTGGTGAGCGGCACCCGCACCGGCCGCAGCGACAAGGTCACGGGCGATGAACCCGGAACCTGCAAGTCGGTGACCGGCACCCCCTACGCCGGCCTGGAGCAGGCCTCCGACTACTGCGCAACGCCCGCCGTGCGCGAGATCCGTCAACGCACCCCGGTGCGCGGCTCCAGCCGCATGAGTGGGATCCAGCCCGGCATCGGCGGCGTGATGACCGGCGCCGAGCGAGGCGCCTGTGAACCCATCACCGGCACCCCCTACGTGGGGGGTGACCAGCTGGCGGCAGCCTGTGGTGCCGCCAGTGGCCAGGATGCCGACTACCCCCAGCCCCTCGAAACAGCCCCCTGGCAACGGTTCAGCGTTCAGTCACCGGCCCGCGCCGCCCAGACGGCGCGCCAGCAGGCCGGCGGTGTCACCGGCAACGCCTACGAACAGGGAGGCCGCATCACCGGCCCTTTTGACCTGGCCGCCGGACAGGTCACCGGCACCGAACAGTTTCGCTTTGACCGCAAGGGCCCCCAGCTCTCCCGGGGGCCGATCCAGGTCTCGCCGGCCCCTGTGAGCGTGGACCAGGACGTGCGCCCCACCTCCAGGGTCACCGGTGAAGGCATCTCCGCAGGCCTCAAGATCACTGGCGACGACTGGGATCGGGGCGAGCATGTGACGGGAACGGAAGGCCGTTCCGCCCGCCGCCGCAACCCCACCCGCGTGGGCCCGATGAGCGCCATGCCCGGTGCCCAGCCCAAGCGCAACGACGCGGTGCCCGAACCGGTGAGCCTGGTGACCGGCTCCAGCGGCAACACCCAGGCCGGATCCCTGATCACGGTTTCCGGTGGGGCCCGCGGCTGA
- a CDS encoding ribulose bisphosphate carboxylase small subunit: MPFKSTVGDYQTVATLETFGFLPPMTQDEIYDQIAYIIAQGWSPLIEHVHPSRSMVTYWSYWKLPFFGEKDLGVIVSELEACHRAYPDHHVRLVGYDAYIQSQGACFVVFEGR; this comes from the coding sequence ATGCCCTTCAAGAGCACCGTGGGTGACTATCAAACAGTCGCCACCCTGGAGACCTTCGGCTTCCTCCCGCCGATGACCCAGGACGAGATCTACGACCAGATCGCCTACATCATTGCCCAGGGTTGGAGCCCCCTGATCGAGCACGTTCACCCCAGCCGCTCCATGGTCACCTACTGGTCGTACTGGAAGCTGCCCTTCTTCGGCGAGAAGGATCTGGGCGTGATCGTCAGCGAGCTCGAGGCCTGCCACCGCGCCTACCCCGACCACCACGTGCGTCTTGTGGGCTACGACGCCTACATCCAGAGCCAGGGTGCCTGCTTCGTGGTGTTCGAAGGCCGCTGA
- a CDS encoding form I ribulose bisphosphate carboxylase large subunit, translating to MSKKYESGVKEYRDTYWTPDYVPLDTDLLACFKCTGQEGVPKEEVAAAVAAESSTGTWSAVWSELLTDLDFYKGRCYRIEDVPGDKEAFYAFIAYPLDLFEEGSVTNVLTSLVGNVFGFKALRHLRLEDIRFPLAFIKTCMGPPNGIQVERDRMNKYGRPLLGCTIKPKLGLSGKNYGRVVYECLRGGLDFTKDDENINSQPFQRWQNRFEFVAEAVQLAQEETGEKKGHYLNCTAATPEQMYERAEFAKELGQPIIMHDYITGGFTANTGLAHWCRKNGMLLHIHRAMHAVIDRHPKHGIHFRVLAKCLRLSGGDQLHTGTVVGKLEGDRQTTLGFIDQLRESFVPEDRSRGNFFDQDWASMPGVFAVASGGIHVWHMPALVAIFGDDSVLQFGGGTHGHPWGSAAGAAANRVALEACVKARNAGREIEKESRDILMEAAKHSPELAIALETWKEIKFEFDTVDKLDVN from the coding sequence ATGAGCAAGAAGTACGAGTCAGGCGTTAAGGAGTACCGCGACACGTATTGGACTCCTGATTACGTCCCCCTCGACACCGACCTGCTGGCCTGCTTCAAGTGCACCGGCCAGGAAGGTGTTCCCAAGGAAGAGGTGGCTGCCGCCGTGGCCGCTGAATCCTCCACCGGCACCTGGTCAGCGGTGTGGTCTGAGCTCCTCACCGACCTCGACTTCTACAAAGGCCGCTGCTACCGCATCGAAGACGTGCCCGGCGACAAGGAGGCCTTCTACGCCTTCATCGCCTACCCCCTCGACCTGTTCGAAGAAGGGTCCGTCACCAACGTGCTGACCTCCCTGGTCGGCAACGTGTTCGGCTTCAAGGCCCTGCGCCACCTGCGCCTGGAGGACATCCGCTTCCCCCTGGCCTTCATCAAGACCTGCATGGGTCCGCCCAACGGCATCCAGGTCGAGCGCGACCGGATGAACAAGTACGGCCGTCCCCTGCTGGGTTGCACGATCAAGCCGAAGCTCGGCCTGAGCGGCAAGAACTACGGCCGGGTGGTGTATGAATGCCTGCGTGGTGGTCTCGACTTCACCAAGGACGACGAGAACATCAACTCCCAGCCGTTCCAGCGCTGGCAGAACCGCTTCGAGTTCGTGGCCGAGGCCGTGCAACTCGCCCAGGAAGAAACCGGCGAGAAGAAGGGGCACTACCTCAACTGCACCGCCGCCACTCCTGAGCAGATGTATGAGCGGGCCGAGTTTGCCAAGGAACTCGGGCAGCCGATCATCATGCACGACTACATCACCGGTGGCTTCACCGCCAACACCGGTCTGGCGCACTGGTGCCGCAAGAACGGCATGCTGCTCCACATCCACCGCGCCATGCACGCGGTGATCGACCGGCACCCAAAGCACGGCATCCACTTCCGGGTGCTGGCCAAGTGCCTGCGCCTCTCCGGTGGTGACCAGCTCCACACCGGCACCGTGGTGGGCAAGCTCGAGGGCGATCGCCAGACCACCCTCGGCTTCATCGACCAGCTGCGCGAGTCGTTCGTCCCCGAAGACCGCAGCCGCGGCAACTTCTTCGACCAAGACTGGGCCTCCATGCCCGGCGTGTTCGCCGTCGCCTCAGGCGGTATCCACGTGTGGCACATGCCGGCCCTGGTGGCCATCTTCGGCGACGACTCCGTGCTCCAGTTCGGTGGTGGCACCCACGGTCACCCCTGGGGTTCGGCCGCTGGCGCCGCGGCCAACCGGGTCGCCCTCGAAGCCTGCGTCAAAGCACGCAACGCCGGTCGGGAAATCGAGAAGGAAAGCCGCGACATCCTCATGGAGGCCGCCAAGCACAGCCCCGAGCTGGCCATCGCTCTCGAAACCTGGAAGGAGATCAAGTTCGAGTTCGACACCGTCGACAAGCTCGACGTCAACTGA
- a CDS encoding BMC domain-containing protein, with protein sequence MANETMGIALGMIETRGLVPAIEAADAMTKAAEVRLIAREFVGGGYVTVMVRGETGAVNAAVRAGADACERVGDGLVAAHIIARPHREVEPALSGSAGFVGSKD encoded by the coding sequence ATGGCTAACGAAACCATGGGCATCGCCCTCGGCATGATTGAAACCCGCGGTCTGGTGCCCGCCATTGAAGCGGCTGATGCCATGACCAAGGCAGCCGAAGTGCGTCTCATCGCCCGCGAGTTCGTCGGCGGCGGCTACGTGACCGTGATGGTGCGCGGCGAGACCGGCGCTGTCAACGCTGCTGTGCGCGCCGGGGCTGACGCCTGTGAGCGCGTGGGCGACGGCCTGGTCGCCGCCCACATCATTGCTCGCCCCCACCGCGAAGTGGAGCCTGCCCTGAGCGGCAGCGCCGGTTTCGTGGGTTCCAAGGACTGA
- a CDS encoding non-canonical purine NTP pyrophosphatase: MPSLVIASGNPHKLAEIAAMLEPLDVLVSPQPRDLEVEETGQTYAENARLKAEAAARRTGSWALGDDSGLEVDALAGAPGLYSARYAPSDPERVARLLRELGDTPYRAARFRTAMALANPAGETVLEAEGLCHGQVLTRADGEGPGYAPIFFVREAASSYARMGEHLCRRLGSRGKAARQLAPGLIALMGLS; the protein is encoded by the coding sequence TTGCCCTCCCTGGTGATCGCCAGCGGCAATCCGCACAAGCTGGCGGAGATTGCCGCCATGCTTGAGCCCCTCGACGTGCTGGTCTCGCCCCAGCCCCGCGACCTGGAGGTGGAAGAGACGGGGCAGACCTACGCCGAGAACGCCCGCCTGAAAGCCGAGGCCGCGGCTCGGCGCACCGGCAGCTGGGCTCTGGGCGACGACTCGGGCCTGGAGGTGGATGCCCTCGCAGGAGCTCCGGGCCTCTATTCCGCCCGCTACGCCCCCAGCGATCCCGAGCGGGTGGCGCGCCTGTTGCGGGAGCTCGGCGATACGCCCTACCGGGCAGCGCGCTTCCGCACGGCCATGGCCCTGGCCAATCCCGCCGGCGAGACCGTGCTGGAGGCCGAGGGCCTCTGCCATGGCCAGGTGCTGACCAGGGCCGATGGCGAGGGGCCGGGCTATGCACCGATCTTCTTCGTGCGCGAGGCCGCCAGCAGCTACGCCCGCATGGGGGAGCATCTGTGCCGTCGCCTGGGCAGTCGCGGCAAGGCGGCTCGCCAGTTGGCCCCCGGGCTGATCGCCCTGATGGGCCTCAGCTGA
- a CDS encoding BMC domain-containing protein, whose amino-acid sequence MITGTVVRPDSDGASCVITTDSEGSRLARLDSQVQSIELRTYVFLDSLQPQLAAYMGTVSQGFLPIPGDACLWLEVSPGMAVHRVTDIALKASTVRLGQMIVERAFGSLALYHRDQSNVLHSGDVVLEAIGNTVEQRSRCEVSWTEIIRAITPDHAVLINRQNRRGSMIQAGMSMFILETEPAGYVLIAANEAEKASNITVVDVKAVGAFGRLTLAGREGDVEEAAAAAMHAIHHINTTAKGSARGRG is encoded by the coding sequence CTGATCACCGGCACCGTGGTGCGCCCGGACTCCGACGGCGCCAGCTGTGTGATCACCACCGACAGCGAGGGCTCGAGGCTGGCCCGCCTGGACAGCCAGGTGCAGTCGATCGAGCTGCGCACCTACGTGTTCCTCGACTCCCTGCAGCCCCAGCTGGCGGCCTACATGGGCACCGTGAGCCAGGGCTTCCTGCCCATCCCGGGCGACGCCTGCCTCTGGTTGGAGGTATCCCCTGGCATGGCCGTGCACCGGGTCACCGACATCGCCCTGAAGGCCAGCACGGTGCGGCTGGGCCAGATGATCGTGGAGCGGGCTTTCGGCTCCCTGGCGCTCTACCACCGCGACCAGAGCAATGTGCTGCACTCCGGCGATGTGGTGCTGGAGGCGATCGGCAACACCGTGGAGCAGCGCAGCCGCTGCGAGGTGAGCTGGACGGAGATCATCCGCGCCATCACCCCAGACCATGCCGTGCTGATCAACCGTCAGAACCGGCGCGGCTCGATGATCCAGGCCGGCATGAGCATGTTCATCCTGGAAACGGAGCCGGCCGGCTATGTGCTGATCGCCGCCAATGAGGCCGAGAAGGCCTCCAACATCACCGTGGTGGACGTGAAGGCGGTGGGTGCCTTCGGGCGTCTCACCCTGGCCGGCCGCGAAGGTGACGTGGAGGAGGCCGCCGCCGCCGCCATGCACGCCATCCACCACATCAACACCACCGCCAAGGGTTCAGCCCGCGGCCGGGGCTGA